A genome region from Meriones unguiculatus strain TT.TT164.6M chromosome 19, Bangor_MerUng_6.1, whole genome shotgun sequence includes the following:
- the LOC132649207 gene encoding vomeronasal type-1 receptor 4-like, which produces MSCITDAFFKMYLHLILYTRKEEMVLKFIKKTIFLFMTVLGILGNMSVSVNYNFSWWGAPEKKPIHLILIHLGFTNIIILLAKGLPRTIAAFGLRNFLEDLGCKIIIYLERVARGLSICTSSLLTVVQAIIISSRESGWRTLRPKSAWHILPFFSLFWILNCLISLDIIHSTTNARMNESQLMSDDSYCYFILPSQKIKWIFLPLTVLRDAVFQGAMGGASGYMVLLLHKHHQHVLYLQNSKLVYRTPPELRAAQSVLLLMLCFVFFYWTDCVCSLFLILSSGDNTSTVNTLRELLTLGYATFSPLVLIHRDGLLVECWHAQWQKLRKCLSRLYVQ; this is translated from the coding sequence ATGTCTTGCATTACTgatgctttctttaaaatgtatttgcatCTCATCTTATATaccaggaaggaagaaatggttttgaagtttattaagaaaacaatttttctCTTCATGACTGTGCTTGGCATTTTGGGAAACATGTCTGTTTCCGTGAATTACAATTTCAGTTGGTGGGGAGCCCCTGAGAAGAAACCCATACACCTTATTCTCATCCACTTGGGTTTTACAAACATCATAATCCTTCTTGCAAAAGGATTGCCAAGGACAATTGCAGCTTTTGGGTTGAGAAACTTCCTAGAGGACTTAGGCTGTAAGATCATAATTTACCTGGAGAGGGTGGCCCGTGGCCTCTCCATCTGCACCAGCAGTCTCCTCACTGTGGTCCAGGCCATCATCatcagttccagagaatctgggtGGAGGACGCTCAGGCCAAAGTCTGCATGGCATATCCTCCCATTCTTCTCACTCTTTTGGATACTCAATTGTTTAATAAGTTTGGACATAATCCATTCCACCACAAATGCAAGAATGAATGAATCACAGCTTATGAGTGATGACAGCTATTGTTATTTTATTCTACCAAGTCAGAAAATTAAATGGATTTTTCTCCCTCTCACGGTCCTGAGAGATGCAGTGTTTCAGGGTGCCATGGGAGGGGCCAGTGGCTACATGGTATTACTTCTGCACAAGCACCACCAGCATGTCCTCTACCTTCAAAACTCCAAGCTTGTCTACAGAACTCCCCCTGAGCTGAGAGCTGCTCAAAGTGTCCTCCTTCtcatgctctgttttgttttcttttattggacTGATTGTgtctgttctttatttttaattctctcttCAGGGGACAATACTTCCACAGTAAATACTCTCCGAGAACTTCTGACCCTTGGTTATGCAACTTTTAGCCCCCTTGTGCTGATTCACAGGGATGGGCTTCTGGTGGAGTGTTGGCATGCTCAGTGGcagaaattgagaaaatgtctgtcTCGTTTATATGTTCAATGa